A single Salmo trutta chromosome 14, fSalTru1.1, whole genome shotgun sequence DNA region contains:
- the LOC115207464 gene encoding ER degradation-enhancing alpha-mannosidase-like protein 1, with the protein MQWKSILVGLVVHRLTFSCLLWLAFGLGPSWGFNFPLNLHLNKLQLFNEDDGTSSSDNSWSQRIHGHGDAQSRTSCAKLGEENSPKKSSYLSLFEGDRDEYDRRYSSFPDTLKLKMKGMAKDMFFFGYDNYMKYAFPEDELNPIDCQGRGPDVLNPSNININDVLGNYSLTLIDTLDTLLVLGNVSEFHRAVKLVIDTVSFDKDSTVQVFEANIRILGSLISAHILLTDPKHPFGDVGLDDYDNELLHLAHDLAVRLLPAFENTSTGIPHPRVNLKSGVSPDSINETCTSGAGSLLVEFGILSRLIGDSTFEWVARRAVRALWNLRSNETGLLGNVVNIQTGQWVGMQSGLGAGMDSFYEYLLKSYILFGEKEDYLMFQASYESIQNHLRMGRESCNEGEGDPPLYVNVNMFNGQIMNTWIDSLQAFFPGLLVLNGDVEEAICMHAFYYAIWKRFGALPERYNWQLQAPDVLFYPLRPELVESTYLLYQATKNPFYLHVGMDILESLEKNAKVRCGYATLHHVVDKSKEDRMESFFLSETCKYLYLLFDDDNPLHKSENKYIFTTEGHVVPIDARFREKQWNDLFPCEEGVVTDQETSNGSFSINNSNCDRVSEERRYSLPLKSVYMRQIDHMVGLF; encoded by the exons ATGCAATGGAAGTCGATACTGGTTGGTCTCGTCGTACACAGACTGACTTTCAGTTGTCTACTATGGCTAGCATTTGGACTGGGACCTAGCTGGGGGTTCAACTTCCCCCTAAATTTACATTTGAACAAATTACAACTTTTCAATGAGGATGATGGGACATCCTCAAGTGACAATTCATGGTCACAACGAATACACGGCCATGGAGACGCACAAAGCAGGACCTCTTGTGCCAAACTTGGTGAAGAAAATTCACCAAAGAAGTCGTCTTACCTTAGCCTCTTTGAAGGGGACAGGGATGAGTATGACAGGAGATATAGCTCCTTCCCGGACACACTCAAGTTAAAGATGAAAGGCATGGCCAAAGACATGTTCTTCTTTGGATATGACAACTACATGAAATATGCCTTTCCCGAAGATGAGCTGAATCCCATTGACTGTCAAGGGAGAGGTCCCGACGTTCTCAACCC GTCAAACATCAACATCAATGATGTCTTGGGAAACTATTCATTGACACTCATTGACACTCTAGACACACTACTG GTGCTGGGGAATGTGTCAGAGTTCCATAGAGCTGTGAAGTTGGTGATAGACACGGTATCTTTCGACAAGGACTCCACTGTGCAAGTGTTTGAGGCTAACATCAG GATCCTGGGTAGTCTGATCTCTGCTCACATCCTCCTGACCGACCCCAAGCATCCCTTCGGTGACGTGGGCCTGGACGATTATGACAATGAGCTACTACACTTGGCCCACGATCTGGCAGTCCGCCTGCTGCCAGCCTTTGAGAACACCAGCACAGGCATCCCCCACCCCAGG GTGAACCTGAAGAGTGGTGTCTCTCCAGACAGCATCAATGAGACTTGCACATCTGGGGCTGGCTCCCTGCTGGTGGAGTTTGGCATTCTGAGCCGTCTGATTGGAGACTCCACGTTTGAGTGGGTGGCCAGACGGGCTGTCCGAGCCCTGTGGAACCTGAGGAGCAACGAGACAGGCTTGCTAG GGAACGTGGTGAACATTCAAACGGGACAGTGGGTTGGCATGCAAAGTGGCCTGGGAGCAGGGATGGACTCCTTCTACGAGTACCTGCTGAAGTCTTACATCCTGTTTGGAGAGAAAGAGGACTACTTGATGTTCCAAGCTTCGTATGAGAGCATCCAGAACCACCTGAGAATGGG GAGGGAGTCATGTAATGAGGGAGAAGGGGACCCTCCACTCTACGTCAATGTGAACATGTTCAACGGCCAGATCATGAACACCTGGATCGACTCCCTGCAAGCCTTCTTCCCTGGCCTCCTG GTGTTGAATGGTGATGTTGAGGAGGCCATTTGCATGCATGCCTTCTACTATGCCATCTGGAAGCGCTTCGGGGCCCTGCCGGAGAGGTACAACTGGCAGCTACAGGCGCCCGACGTGCTCTTCTACCCCCTGAGGCCAGAACTGGTGGAGTCCACCTATCTCCTCTACCAG GCAACGAAAAATCCTTTCTATTTGCACGTAGGAATGGATATCCTTGAGAGCCTGGAAAAAAATGCCAAAGTCAG GTGTGGGTATGCCACTCTTCACCACGTGGTGGACAAGTCCAAAGAGGATCGCATGGAGAGCTTCTTTCTCAGCGAGACCTGCAAATACCTTTACCTG CTGTTTGATGATGACAACCCCTTGCACAAATCAGAGAACAAGTACATCTTCACCACAGAGGGCCATGTGGTGCCTATTGACGCACGCTTCCGGGAGAAGCAGTGGAATGACCTGTTCCCCTGTGAGGAGGGAGTGGTGACAGACCAGGAGACCTCCAACGGGTCATTTTCTATCAACAATAGCAAT tgtgacagggtctcTGAGGAGCGGAGGTACTCCCTGCCTTTGAAGAGTGTGTACATGAGACAGATCGATCACATGGTGGGACTGTTCTGA